In one Rutidosis leptorrhynchoides isolate AG116_Rl617_1_P2 chromosome 8, CSIRO_AGI_Rlap_v1, whole genome shotgun sequence genomic region, the following are encoded:
- the LOC139864766 gene encoding uncharacterized protein codes for MQDDGLSTNWDWLRTPSGRTNIELTELMELLAGFRLKNDEPDWWRWALSSNSRFNVKDLTKAIDEYVISVSGIPQETMRNNLVPKKVKIFVWRALKNRLPVKIELDKRGIDLHSVRCPLCDDDLESVDHSLIFCKHSLELWNRVFGWWKLGSFLNYSVGEILRGNAPVSMSDVGKNIWQAIEWICAYYIWKNRNNKIFRDKTWITPISLNEIQIKSFEWISQRSKGRKLYWLT; via the coding sequence ATGCAGGATGATGGGTTGTCTACAAATTGGGATTGGTTACGTACTCCGTCGGGTCGAACTAACATCGAGTTAACTGAACTAATGGAACTTCTAGCAGGGTTCAGACTGAAAAACGATGAACCAGACTGGTGGAGATGGGCTCTTAGCTCTAACAGCAGGTTCAATGTAAAAGACCTCACTAAAGCAATTGATGAATATGTGATCTCGGTCAGTGGTATCCCTCAAGAAACGATGCGAAACAACTTAGTGCCAAAGAAAGTCAAAATTTTTGTGTGGCGTGCGTTGAAGAATCGTCTTCCGGTGAAAATTGAACTCGACAAAAGAGGTATTGATTTGCACTCTGTTAGATGTCCTCTCTGTGATGATGATTTAGAGTCGGTAGACCATTCTTTAATTTTTTGCAAACACTCATTGGAACTATGGAATCGAGTATTTGGTTGGTGGAAATTAGGAAGCTTCTTAAATTATAGTGTTGGTGAAATACTTCGTGGTAATGCTCCGGTCTCAATGTCGGACGTTGGGAAAAATATTTGGCAAGCGATCGAGTGGATTTGTGCGTATTATATATGGAAAAACCGAAACAACAAAATATTCCGTGATAAAACTTGGATAACTCCAATTTCGTTGAACGAAATCCAAATAAAATCCTTCGAGTGGATCTCTCAAAGATCGAAAGGAAGGAAATTATATTGGCTAACGTGA